The following proteins come from a genomic window of Amphiura filiformis chromosome 16, Afil_fr2py, whole genome shotgun sequence:
- the LOC140135822 gene encoding NPC intracellular cholesterol transporter 1-like — protein sequence MASHLHTLIFLVSLSLTQVLATDVHEEGTCIWYGECGENPDTGFTVNCDYNGPAKPMTTVQRQRLLQICPDLINRGIDTLCCDDDQISTLQINLALATQAFARCPSCSENVVNMYCDLACDPNTSVYLDATKYTDNPEGRGITEIYFYMSQEWSNSSFDSCKDVVFPAANVKAMDILCDGYKGDECTPYIWLNFLGNTANGFSPFTIKYQLDPAGTDLGRGLTPHDFNSYSCAEGVRGNETESCSCQDCAASCPPFPTIPPEAEPFMIGKLEGVNLILLVVFLALMFSFLTLIICCETTEPRDPEETPLKSKTPKEITEKDVSNFERVGKIFDDQLQSFFTRWGTWVAYHPWPVIVVSLVISIGLSCGFIMINVTTDPVELWSATTSRVRIEKDYYDETFVPFYRTEQIIVRAPTMEPYEWDTYGDGKVTFSGILNKESLLTLFELSNHITYNIQGTYKSETVMLEDICYMPVAPDVPYCATTSPMQYWQNDPDRFLYTVTVDNKTADWHDHFLYCVRSPLAIKDTTPLQQQCIGRFGGPAFPFVALGGYELEKENYNEATAVSIVFPVNNFKEDPEFYPRALAWEAKYLEYMEEYVEEHPEFDIAYSSERSIEDELTRSSQADIITIMISYIAIFGYIAIALGEFSKCERIMVDSKVTLGLGGITVILLSVFASMGVYAFIGIPTTLIIIEVVPFLILAVGADNIFILVLDYQRDIRREGETRQEQIGRVLGRVAPSMMMCGFSESIAFFLGAITEMPAVKTFALYAALAVLFDFILQVTAFVALLSVDTKRQESGRFDILWCLPTKSKERLVRKPGFIQIFMKDYFAPFLTLKWIRASTMIIFVGGFFTCIGLTLKLPVALEQQVSVPEDSYLLAYFDALANDLRVGPPVYFVATDGYDYTNRTAQNKICGGSGCNEDSLTQQIFFAASISEYTKIALPANSWIDDYFDWIQPGFGISCCRQFSESRYNDDRNRSGEFCPSSPDLPPQTEPDAPRGTCGTCLPLSQIGARPDESQFMEYLPDFVKDNPNENCGKGGHAAYGDALSFLPDNSALKASWFYTYHTVLKTSADFTDALYKARILADDIEDAIRKDGYDPGPDFKVFPYSIFYVYYEQYITMIEDALLNIGVALIPIFVISFFMLSFDFLSAVIIILTIIMVLVDTLGIMYLWSIDFNAISLVNLVMAIGMSVEFVSHMARTFRMCTLKTRVQRAQYTVGYMGPSVLSGVAMTNLPGIIVLAFAESLIFQIFYFRMFLVITLLGAVHGLIFLPVALSYIGPPINKARLLQVQQERRAGIRKMPDGKSSDSEMLDTSGEHGMSTKENNYTYQNGGMNNDHDYAEPATIETSMEEKDVQADLKKLPPLKKFAPSNDEEQLTDL from the exons GTGCTGGCAACAGATGTTCACGAAGAAGGAACATGTATTTGGTACGGCGAATGTGGTGAGAATCCCGATACTGGTTTCACCGTCAACTGTGATTACAATGGTCCCGCCAAGCCAATGACCACCGTCCAGCGCCAACGCTTACTGCAAATATGTCCTGATCTTATAAACAGAGGTATCGATACTTTGTGTTGTGACGATGACCAGATCTCAACTCTTCAGATAAATTTGGCCCTCGCCACACAAGCCTTTGCAAGATGTCCTTCTTGTTCCGAGAATGTAGTTAACATGTACTGTGATTTGGCGTGCGATCCCAACACCAGCGTTTACCTAGATGCTACTAAGTACACGGACAATCCGGAAGGTCGTGGTATCACTGAGATATATTTTTACATGTCTCAAGAGTGGTCAAATTCGTCATTTGATTCCTGCAAAGATGTTGTGTTCCCTGCTGCCAATGTCAAAGCAATGGACATCTTATGCGATGGCTACAAAGGAGACGAATGCACACCATATATTTGGTTGAACTTTCTCGGCAACACAGCCAACGGATTCTCACCGTTCACAATTAAGTATCAGTTAGATCCTGCAGGTACTGATTTAGGTCGTGGTTTAACGCCTCACGATTTCAATTCATATAGTTGCGCAGAAGGTGTCCGTGGAAATGAGACTGAATCGTGCAGTTGTCAGGATTGCGCGGCGTCGTGTCCTCCTTTTCCTACAATCCCACCAGAAGCCGAACCCTTTATGATAGGTAAATTGGAAGGAGTAAATCTCATTCTTTTAGTGGTCTTCCTGGCTCTTATGTTTTCATTCTTGACCCTCATCATCTGCTGCGAGACTACAGAACCAAGAGACCCAGAGGAGACGCCACTAAAATCCAAGACTCCAAAAGAGATTACAGAGAAGGATGTCAGTAACTTTGAGAGG gTCGGCAAGATCTTCGACGATCAACTTCAGAGCTTCTTTACTCGTTGGGGTACATGGGTTGCCTACCACCCTTGGCCCGTCATCGTAGTCTCCTTAGTGATCAGTATCGGCCTATCCTGTGGATTCATCATGATCAATGTCACAACCGATCCAGTGGAACTCTGGTCAGCAACAACTAGCAGAGTTCGAATTGAGAAAGACTACTACGATGAAACCTTTGTGCCATTCTATAGAACGGAGCAGATCATTGTCCGTGCACCAACGATGGAACCATACGAATGGGATACGTATGGTGATGGCAAGGTCACTTTCTCTGGTATTCTGAATAAGGAAAGCCTTCTTACG CTGTTTGAACTCTCAAATCACATAACGTACAACATCCAAGGAACTTACAAATCAGAAACCGTCATGCTGGAAGATATATGCTATATGCCAGTGGCCCCTGATGTGCCTTATTGTGCTACTACTAGCCCCATGCAATACTGGCAGAATGATCCCGACAGATTCTTGTACACAGTAACAGTTGATAACAAAACCGCGGATTGGCACGACCATTTCCTCTATTGTGTAAG GAGCCCTCTTGCCATCAAGGATACCACTCCGTTACAACAGCAATGTATTGGCAGGTTCGGCGGACCAGCTTTCCCTTTTGTTGCTCTTGGAGGCTACGAACTCGAAA AGGAAAATTACAACGAAGCGACTGCTGTAAGCATAGTGTTTCCAGTAAATAACTTCAAAGAAGACCCAGAGTTTTACCCTAGGGCTCTAGCATGGGAAGCCAAGTACCTGGAATACATGGAAGAATACGTAGAAGAGCATCCTGAATTTGACATTGCATATTCATCCGAA AGATCCATAGAAGATGAATTAACACGTAGCAGTCAAGCAGATATCATCACTATAATGATCAGTTATATAGCCATCTTTGGATACATCGCAATAGCTCTAGGCGAATTCAGTAAATGTGAAAGAATTATG gtTGATTCCAAAGTCACGTTAGGTTTAGGTGGTATCACCGTGATTTTACTATCAGTATTTGCGTCAATGGGTGTGTACGCTTTCATCGGTATCCCAACAACACTCATTATTATTGAAGTAGTACCTTTCTTGATCCTAGCAGTTGGTgctgataatatattcattttagTATTGGATTACCAG CGTGATATTCGTCGTGAAGGTGAAACTCGTCAGGAACAAATTGGTCGTGTGCTTGGCAGAGTAGCACCAAGCATGATGATGTGTGGATTCTCAGAATCAATCGCCTTTTTCTTAG GTGCAATAACGGAGATGCCTGCCGTGAAAACATTTGCCTTATATGCTGCTCTGGCTGTACTCTTTGATTTCATTCTCCAAGTCACCGCATTTGTAGCACTCTTATCTGTAGATACGAAACGTCAAGAG AGTGGTCGATTCGACATTCTCTGGTGCTTACCAACAAAAAGCAAAGAGCGTCTGGTCAGAAAGCCAGGCTTTATACAAATTTTCATGAAAGATTACTTCGCGCCATTTTTAACTCTCAAATGGATACGAGCTAGTACG ATGATCATATTTGTCGGTGGATTCTTCACATGCATTGGTCTAACACTTAAGCTACCTGTAGCATTGGAACAACAAGTCTCCGTCCCAGAG GATTCCTATTTACTTGCCTACTTTGACGCATTAGCCAATGACCTTCGAGTTGGACCACCAGTATACTTCGTCGCCACAGATGGGTATGATTACACAAATAGAACGGCACAAAATAAAATATGTGGAGGTTCTGGATGTAACGAGGATTCTCTTACGCAACAAATATTTTTCGCAGCGTCAATATCAGAATA TACAAAAATAGCTTTACCGGCTAACTCATGGATAgatgactattttgattggattCAACCTGGCTTTGGTATCAGCTGTTGCAGACAATTCAGTGAAAGCAGATATAATGATGACAGAAATCGATCTGGAGAATTCTGTCCATCAAGTCCAGATTTACCGCCACAAACAGAAC CTGACGCACCGAGAGGCACCTGTGGCACCTGCCTGCCGTTGTCACAGATCGGTGCTCGTCCAGATGAAAGTCAATTTATGGAATATTTACCTGACTTTGTGAAAGACAATCCAAACGAAAACTGCGGAAAAGG TGGTCACGCGGCCTATGGTGATGCATTGTCTTTCTTACCGGATAACTCTGCCTTAAAAG CATCATGGTTTTATACTTACCATACCGTGTTGAAAACATCAGCGGATTTCACCGATGCCTTATACAAAGCCAGAATATTGGCTGATGATATCGAGGACGCCATTCGTAAAGATGGATATGATCCAGGACCGGACTTCAAAGTTTTCCCATACAG TATCTTCTACGTCTATTACGAACAGTACATTACCATGATAGAAGACGCACTGCTCAACATTGGTGTAGCTCTGATTCCAATCTTTGTCATCAGTTTCTTcatgttgagttttgatttccTCTCAGCCGTTATCATCATCCTGACTATCATTATGGTATTGGTAGACACACTGGGTATTATGTATCTATGGAGTATTGATTTCAATGCTATTTCACTCGTCAATCTAGTTATG GCTATTGGTATGTCAGTTGAGTTTGTCTCTCATATGGCCAGAACCTTCAGGATGTGCACACTAAAAACAAGAGTGCAAAGGGCACAATACACCGTCGGCTATATGGGACCATCG GTACTAAGTGGTGTTGCAATGACAAATCTACCAGGAATCATCGTGTTAGCTTTTGCCGAGTCTCTTATATTCCAGATATTTTATTTCCGTATGTTCCTTGTAATCACACTGCTCGGAGCCGTGCACGGTCTGATTTTCTTGCCTGTTGCCCTCAGTTATATAG GTCCACCAATCAACAAAGCAAGGTTACTCCAAGTCCAACAGGAACGTCGTGCTGGAATCCGTAAAATGCCAGATGGCAAGAGTTCTGATAGCGAGATGCTAGATACATCTGGCGAGCATGGAATGAGCACTAAAGAAAATAATTACACATACCAAAACGGTGGAATGAACAATGATCATGATTATGCTGAACCAGCTACAATAGAAACATCAATGGAGGAAAAAGATGTCCAAGCAGACTTGAAAAAATTACCACCTTTGAAAAAATTTGCCCCAAGTAACGACGAGGAGCAATTGACTGATTTGTGA